Genomic DNA from Paenibacillus sp. MBLB1832:
AAGCAGTGACCTGCCACGCCTTGTTCTCTCCTAATCATGGAGATGTCGATATGATGGCTTCCGGCCTAGTAGAATTCCCGGGGGGAGTCGCTCTTACCTTCGATTGCGGGATGTGGGCAGAATTCCGCCACACACTCGAAATTCTCGGTACGAAAGGCCGGATCGTGCTGCCTCAAGCCTTCCTGGCTGGGGACACAGCCCACAACTTCTTAGTTATTACCGGTAAAGAACAACGAGAGGAGCAACCTGATCCATGCAACCCTTATTTGTTGGAAGTTGATGATTTTGCCCGAAACGTAGCCAAGCTGCAAACGCCTCGTTTCCCTCCGCAGGATGCGATTTTAAATATGAGGCTGCTTGAAGCCTGTCTACGCTCAGCCAGGGAACGTAAACGGATTATTTTATGAGAAATCAGAATGAAAGGGGTTGTTACAATGGCACCAACGATGAGTTACATTCAAATAGAAGGAATTCACTTGCCTGTCCCACAATTAATACTGGGCTCTATGATGCTTAATATTGAAAATTACGATTACTCCTTTGGGCTCCTTGATGCGTATTATGCGAATGGGGGCAATGCCATTGACTTGGCCAAGGTTTACGGACCGAAGCCCACCCGTGCTGTGGGTGAATGGATGAAAGTGCGTGGAAACAGAGATAGGATGATATTAATAGGCAAGGGCGCACATCATGACGCAAACGGCCCTCGTATGAAACTGGAGCACATGGAGGAAGACCTAAATCTTCAGCTAGGTTGGCTTGATTCGGATTATTTCGACATCTTTATGCTGCATCGGGACGATCCGAACACGTCCGTCGGTTACATCCTGGAATCATTGGAGGCGCTTCTGGAGGCTGGGCTCTGCAGGGCAATCGGGGTTTCCAATTGGTCTACAGCACGTATTCAGGAAGCGAATGACTATTCGGCTGCCCATGGGTTGAGAGGCTTCGTCTGCAATAGCCCTAATCTCAGTCTGGCAAGAGCCAAAGAACCCCGGTGGCTTGGCTGCGTTTCCGTCGATGATGCCTATGCCAATTGGCATGAACAAACCCAACTCCCGCTCCTTTCTTGGACTTCTCAAGCGATTGGATTCTTTACCGGGCGCTACTCCCCAGATCTCCGGGACGAATCTGATATCGTCCGCGTCTATTACAGTGAAGAGAATTGGGAACGTTATCGCCGAGCCGCCACGCTTGCTGACGAGCGCGGAGTGAATGCTAACCATATAGCTCTCGCTTACGTCCTTCGCCAGCCATTCCCAACGTGTGCATTGATTGGTCCCAACAATCTAGATGAGCTTTCCTCCAGTATGGAAGCGCTCACCGTCTCTCTTTCCCCTAAAGAAATGCTTTGGCTGGATCTGAAGACTGAGCACCCTAATTGAGTACGAACACGACTTCATAACCATCCCTTTAGAAAGTAGGACAATCATGTGCCCTAGATCCCAAACAACGTATTGCAATCCAATCGCCATACCGAACTACCCCAAGGGCTATAACCAAGGAAGATACGGCAGTGATTTTCGCGAGTTGGCTGACCCAACCGTTATTTTCCATGATAACCAGTGGTACTTGTACCCTTCTTGCGGTATGGCATACGTGTCCAAGGATTTTGTAACATGGGAGCACCATCGGCTCTCACCGGAAGACATCGGCTATGCCCCGACCGTGGTTAAACACAAGGACAAATTTCTGTTAACCGCGATGGATAGGCCTCTATGGATGGCAGACCATCCCTTAGGCCCTTTTCACGAGGTTGGAACCTTCATCAAGCCCGATGGCACTCAAGTGAAAATGAAAGACCCGATGCTTTTTTCGGACGATGATGGAAAGTTATATGCGTATTGGGGCATTATCGATTATTTTGACCCGGGCTTTTGGGGAGCGGAATTGGATCAACAGGAGCCCTGGAAGCTCATTTCCGAGCCTGTATTGCTGGGTGGCTTCGACCCTGACCAGGAGTGGCAGCGATTCGGGGAATGGAACGAGGACCGGAATAAACGATGGCTGGAGGGCGTGTTTATGTTTAAAAAACAAGGCACCTATTACCTCACCTATGCTGCCCCCGGAACCCAATTCGGAACTTATGCGATGGGTGCGTTCCGCAGCCAAAGTCCGCTTGAAGGTTTTGTTGCGCAGGAAAATAATCCTTTCTTAATGAAGCGCTACGGTTTGGTACGAGGCACTGGACATGGCTGTGTTGTGGAAGGACCTAACGATACGATATGGGCCTTCTACACGTGCTGCACCGGCTATGAGCATGGTTTCGAGAGGCGGATTGGCTTCGATGCGGTAGGAATTGATGAAAACGGGAATTTATTCGTGAAGGAAGCTACGGAAATTCCGCAATGGGCGCCAGGTTACCTGCAGAAGCCCGAACTTGGTAACGGAGCCGGTTTGTTGCCTCTCACTTTCACCCGTAATCATACAGGATCCAGTTATAGGGAAGGAAGAAATCCGATCTATGCTTTGGATGACAGCATGCTCAGCTGGTGGCAGCCGTTGGAGAATGATCCCGACAAGTTTCTGGAAGTCAACCTTGAGAGCGATTTCCACATCCATGCAAGTCGGATCATCTGGAGAGACGTGGGGCTACACTACGAATCTGGCCGTTGTCCGGGACCTTTTGGCTACCGGATCGAGGCATGGAATACAGCGAATGAGGCGTGGACCTTGGTTCTTGATTGCTCCAACAACGCTATAGATTACCTGATCGATTACCGGATGTTTGAGCCTTTTGTCACCAAAAAAGTGCGGCTTAAGATCGTATCGAGCCCTATCGGGATTGAACCTGGCGTGATAAGTTTTACGGTTTTCGGAAGATCGGAATAAGCAAACTCGCAGATCATGCCGTGTAGTACTTCTTTCATGTGCCGGTTGACAACAACAGAAGCCGCTGCCTCGGGTTTCCATCGAGACAGCGGCCCATCACTTAACCATAATTGTTTCTGGATCAACATTATCTTCTGCTTTTTTAAGAAGACAGCCTTACCTTATAAACCTCTCGCGCATTGCCACTGCGAATGGCCTGCTGATCCTGCTTGGAGACGGCCCTGTCCAATAGTGATTCGAACAGACGCACAACATGCTCATAGCCGCCTCCGAGCAAAGCCACAGGCCAATCGCTTCCGAACAGCAGCCGCTTCGCACCGAATGAATGCAGCAAGTCATCTATGTACGGCTTCAGACGCTCGACCTGCTCCGCCGGGGAGGAGTCGCCTCCCGCTTGGGTAATCATTCCCGATAGCTTCACCCTAACCTCCGGCAGCTCGGCAAGCCGCCCAATCCCCTGGCGCCACAAGTCAGCTTCCCCTCGTAAGGGATTCCCCAGATGGTTCACTACTGCCTTTAGCTCCGGAACGCGGCGCAATCTCTCATAGACCGCCTCCAACTGCTCTGACCCAGCCAATACATCCAGGGTTAGTCCCGCCTGCTGCAACCGGCGAAGAGACTCCTCTACCTCCGACATTGCGAATGTATCGCCGTTAAATCGCAGACCTACGAAGCATTCGTGAGTGCTCAGTCGCTCCAGCTTGTCAGTGAAGTCCGCCGCTAGCGGATCAATACCGCCGACAACCCCTACGATACACGGGTTCCGGTCGGCTAGCCCGAGCAGAAACTCCGCCTCCTCCACCGTGAAGGCCGCTTGGACGGCTATGACCCCTTCAACACCTTGCGCCTGAAGCTCAGGGAGCAGCTGCTCGGGCAAATAATCCCGATACAGCCGCTCATTGCTTGGCTTCAGCCAGCCGTAGTCGCCGCGAGACGGCTTCCAGAAGTGAACATGGGTATCGATATATGTCACCGGATCGTCCCCCCTACTACTGCCTGCCGCTCAACAGCGGATCAGTCGCAGACAGATTCGGCCAAGGCATGTCATAGCTCGGCGGATTCACATAGCGCTCCATCCCGATGCGTAGCTTGATCGAACGACCGGCCGGCAGACGGACAGCCAGCCATTTGCCCTCAACCGAAACCCGCTCTTCCACTTCGACTTGACCGCTTGCGCTAATTATTTCAGCCGTCGTGAACTGGTGCTCCCCGAACGTGCCCGCTTGCACGATGACGTTTTTCTCTTCGAACTGGTTCGTGTTCACGAGCTGAAGAGTCACACTGTCTGCTTCCAGCCGTTCAACAAGCGCGGACACTCCGCTCGGCAAGCCGGGACGCCGCTTCGCGCCATCGTAATAGCGTACCCGACCGTGCTGCAAACCTCCGTGCGAAATATGCATCGGACCGCCGAGGGTGAGCTGGACGAGTCCTTCGAAATAAATCGGACACACTTCCTGCCATGCATGAATGCTCGAGAAGTTGCCTTCGCTGTACAGATTGCTCCAGTTGCGCGGGTCGCCCTCTTCCGAGCGCATCCGTTCAAGTTGCTGAGCGATCAGCTCCATATTAGCGGACAGAATTTGCTCCGGATAGTTCGGATTCTCACCACGAATATAACGGTACCACGGCTGCGTATTGCCGATGTAATGCTTCGTCTCGCGACCCGTTTTATGATCTTTGCCGGATACGGTCGGAACGATCACTTCATCCCAATCGTGATCCTTCGGAATCCGTTCGATTCGCTCCAGATCCTCATCCGCCATGGACGTCGTCCACAGATAGATTGAGAATCGCGGCTGCGCGCCCTTCCAGTCCGTCCAGCCCGCATCGAATCGCTTATTCGGCACAACCCACTTGCCGTTCTCCTCGCGTCGCAAGCTCCAGTTCATGTCAAGCTGGGAACGAGCCAGATCCAGTTTCTTGAAATCTCCGGTCAAAAGGACGGCATTCATACATGCATTCGTAACACCCTCGATAATGGTTTTGAAGCCATGCGGCCATCTCCAGCCGTAATAGCCTCCCCACCACTTGCCGTCGTTGTACTCCCCGATCTCGCCGGACAAGCCGACGTTATCCGGAATGATTCCGCCGTTACGGCTGGTCCGTTCCTCCCATGCTTGGAGGTACTCGAGCACCCAGTCCCGTAACGCCTGATCCCCCGTATGCATAAACGCATTGGTCACGAGGCCCGTCGCATTCAGATTGAGCGGCACATCGCCGCGGTTCATCCTTTTGTTCATATAATCGAGAATATGAGCATAAATATCGTCGTTCGACCATGCGCATTTGCCGCTTGCAAAATCCACACCTGGAATATCCTCGTACGGAGCCAGGTAGTTGTCGAGAATGCCACGATGCGTGCTCCAATCTTCCTCGTTCACCTCGAAGCGAGGCCCCCGGCTTCCGGTAAGTGGTGAACGGATCAGGCGCTTCTCCTTATCATAGTTAGGCGTCAGCGGATCGTCGCCCGTATACATCTTCGCGAATCGGACGGCACGCTGCCGGTCCTTCAGCGTTGTTGGGCCAGCAAGCCCAAGGAAATACACATACAGATACCCTTCTCCGTGGTGCATCCAGTCGTAGTAGGCGTCAAACTCCCGCTCAATCTGGCCGTATTCGGTCCATTGCCAAGTTATGGCTTCCCAAATTTTGCGCGATAAATCATGCAGTTCATCGCTGCCTCCCAGCACGTATAGCAATGCCAGATTCATAAAGCCTTCATACGGGTCGTCGGAGCCGTCCATGCCCGGCCAGTCCTTGCGCCAGATGAGCGTCCCATCCGGGTGCGTGTACCGCTGCACAAACTCCTTGGCTGCTTTGTTCAACGTGTCAAACATCCATTGCTGCTGAAGTGCCCAAGTGGGTGCTACGATTCGTTCCTTCGCTTCGATTTGCGGTAATCCTTTCCACTCTTCACGCATTGCCGCATCCTCCTATTCATCGGGAAATAATAGCTTCTGTCCTTCAAAAAGCTCAAATACGCGCGCCTGATCGTCCGGTGCCAGGCCTTGTCCATCACAGTACGCCATATTCGTGCGCAGCATCTCTCTCGTAGAGGCGCCGCTTAGCGTGACATGAATCGCCGGCTGCGTCAGGCTAAACCGCATCCCCGGCTCGACTAATCCGTGCGGCTCTGTGCGCCGCAGGAAGCGAAGCTTCACCTTGCGCTCCTCCGCCGCCTGAATGATATCCGGCTTGAGAAACTTTGCCGGCGTATCGGCGAGCAGCCCCATGCCCAGCACACTGCCGTTGAT
This window encodes:
- a CDS encoding aldo/keto reductase — protein: MAPTMSYIQIEGIHLPVPQLILGSMMLNIENYDYSFGLLDAYYANGGNAIDLAKVYGPKPTRAVGEWMKVRGNRDRMILIGKGAHHDANGPRMKLEHMEEDLNLQLGWLDSDYFDIFMLHRDDPNTSVGYILESLEALLEAGLCRAIGVSNWSTARIQEANDYSAAHGLRGFVCNSPNLSLARAKEPRWLGCVSVDDAYANWHEQTQLPLLSWTSQAIGFFTGRYSPDLRDESDIVRVYYSEENWERYRRAATLADERGVNANHIALAYVLRQPFPTCALIGPNNLDELSSSMEALTVSLSPKEMLWLDLKTEHPN
- a CDS encoding family 43 glycosylhydrolase; this encodes MCPRSQTTYCNPIAIPNYPKGYNQGRYGSDFRELADPTVIFHDNQWYLYPSCGMAYVSKDFVTWEHHRLSPEDIGYAPTVVKHKDKFLLTAMDRPLWMADHPLGPFHEVGTFIKPDGTQVKMKDPMLFSDDDGKLYAYWGIIDYFDPGFWGAELDQQEPWKLISEPVLLGGFDPDQEWQRFGEWNEDRNKRWLEGVFMFKKQGTYYLTYAAPGTQFGTYAMGAFRSQSPLEGFVAQENNPFLMKRYGLVRGTGHGCVVEGPNDTIWAFYTCCTGYEHGFERRIGFDAVGIDENGNLFVKEATEIPQWAPGYLQKPELGNGAGLLPLTFTRNHTGSSYREGRNPIYALDDSMLSWWQPLENDPDKFLEVNLESDFHIHASRIIWRDVGLHYESGRCPGPFGYRIEAWNTANEAWTLVLDCSNNAIDYLIDYRMFEPFVTKKVRLKIVSSPIGIEPGVISFTVFGRSE
- a CDS encoding amidohydrolase family protein, which encodes MTYIDTHVHFWKPSRGDYGWLKPSNERLYRDYLPEQLLPELQAQGVEGVIAVQAAFTVEEAEFLLGLADRNPCIVGVVGGIDPLAADFTDKLERLSTHECFVGLRFNGDTFAMSEVEESLRRLQQAGLTLDVLAGSEQLEAVYERLRRVPELKAVVNHLGNPLRGEADLWRQGIGRLAELPEVRVKLSGMITQAGGDSSPAEQVERLKPYIDDLLHSFGAKRLLFGSDWPVALLGGGYEHVVRLFESLLDRAVSKQDQQAIRSGNAREVYKVRLSS